One part of the Desulfomicrobium apsheronum genome encodes these proteins:
- the buk gene encoding butyrate kinase yields MKILVLNPGSTSTKIAVFQGREALFVETIRHEAADLDRFAHVMDQEGYRREMIMAALARHELAVSDMAAVIGRGGLLRPMPGGVYAVGPEMIADLSSCRFGTHASNLGAILAHDLASRAGIPALIADPVVVDELGPLARYSGHPSIQRRSIFHALNHKAVARRVAQELGRAYEELRLIVVHLGGGVSVGAHELGRVVDVNNALDGDGPFSPERSGGLPCEALVSWCFAPGASEKEIRSRITGKGGLLAYLGTASGMEVERRIREGDTLAREVRQAMAYQVAKEIGAMGAVLRGRVDAVILTGGLMHDQELAALISGQVEFLAPVMVHPGEDEMSALAEAAERALTGMCETLTYPPRTMAVVGHNPD; encoded by the coding sequence ATGAAAATCCTGGTCCTGAACCCCGGTTCAACCTCCACCAAGATCGCGGTCTTTCAAGGCCGGGAAGCGCTCTTCGTGGAGACCATCCGCCACGAAGCGGCCGATCTGGATCGCTTCGCGCACGTCATGGACCAGGAAGGATACCGGCGGGAAATGATCATGGCGGCCCTTGCGCGCCATGAGCTTGCCGTCTCGGACATGGCCGCCGTCATCGGCCGGGGCGGACTGCTCCGTCCCATGCCCGGCGGCGTGTACGCCGTCGGCCCGGAAATGATCGCCGACCTGAGCTCCTGCCGCTTCGGAACCCACGCCTCCAACCTCGGCGCCATCCTGGCCCACGACCTGGCCTCCCGCGCCGGAATACCGGCCCTCATCGCCGACCCCGTGGTCGTGGACGAGCTTGGTCCCCTGGCCCGCTATTCCGGCCATCCGTCCATACAGCGGCGCAGCATCTTCCACGCCCTGAACCACAAGGCCGTGGCCAGACGCGTGGCGCAGGAACTGGGGCGCGCCTACGAGGAACTGCGGCTCATCGTGGTCCATCTGGGCGGAGGAGTGTCCGTGGGAGCACACGAACTTGGCCGGGTGGTCGACGTCAACAACGCCCTGGACGGAGACGGGCCCTTCTCCCCCGAGCGCAGCGGCGGCCTGCCCTGCGAAGCGCTCGTCAGCTGGTGTTTTGCCCCGGGTGCCAGCGAAAAGGAAATCCGTAGCAGGATCACCGGTAAAGGCGGACTTTTGGCCTATCTGGGCACTGCCAGCGGCATGGAGGTCGAGCGGCGCATCCGCGAAGGGGACACCCTCGCCCGGGAGGTGCGCCAGGCCATGGCCTACCAGGTGGCCAAGGAAATCGGAGCCATGGGCGCGGTGCTCCGTGGCCGGGTCGATGCCGTAATCCTGACCGGCGGGCTCATGCACGATCAAGAACTGGCCGCGCTCATATCCGGGCAGGTGGAATTTCTGGCGCCGGTCATGGTCCACCCGGGAGAGGACGAAATGTCCGCCCTGGCCGAGGCCGCCGAGCGCGCCCTGACAGGCATGTGCGAGACACTGACCTACCCACCCCGAACGATGGCCGTTGTCGGGCATAATCCAGACTGA
- a CDS encoding bacteriohemerythrin: protein MHKKIIWDQSFETGIAEIDTQHQRLVEIINSLADGIGHVSMDDLHNILTQLKEYANYHFRTEETLMEAAGYAGLEEHRDEHLAFVDQILLFDLDVILASEGLAWDMFHFLRGWLTNHILVVDKKFSTAMSA from the coding sequence ATGCACAAAAAAATCATTTGGGATCAGTCTTTTGAGACCGGAATTGCCGAAATCGACACGCAGCACCAGCGCCTGGTCGAGATCATCAATTCCCTTGCGGACGGCATCGGCCACGTTTCCATGGACGATCTGCACAATATCCTGACCCAGCTCAAGGAATACGCCAATTACCATTTCCGGACCGAAGAGACGCTCATGGAGGCCGCCGGATACGCGGGACTCGAAGAGCACCGGGACGAGCATCTGGCCTTTGTCGATCAGATCCTGCTCTTCGATCTGGACGTCATCCTGGCTTCCGAAGGACTGGCCTGGGACATGTTCCATTTCCTGCGCGGCTGGCTGACCAACCACATCCTCGTTGTCGACAAGAAATTCTCGACAGCGATGTCGGCCTGA